One window from the genome of Candidatus Methylomirabilota bacterium encodes:
- the ilvB gene encoding biosynthetic-type acetolactate synthase large subunit, translating into MEGRAVKLSGARILLECLKREGVDLIFGLPGGAVLPIYDVLYDFEGIRHILVRQEAAAGHAAEGYSRTTGRTGVCLVTSGPAATNLVTALQDALMDSIPLVAFTGQVPTHLIGNDAFQEADNVGITRSATKHNFLVKDGKDLAGIIKEAFHIAATGRPGPVHVDLPKDILVKEWPFEYPETVHLRSYNPTYDGHPGQIKKAARAIVRAKRPVLYVGGGVISSDASPELYELAELTQVPVTQTLMGLGAFPMAHPLSLDMLGMHGTYYANMAVHNSDCLVAVGARFDDRVTGRVDAFAPNAEIIHIDIDPSSISKNIQVGIPIVGDCKRVLGKLVEAVREEMKTYPQGAVKEARRQWTEQVAEWKRAEPLRYEWSDEVIKPQYVVEEISNLTNGEALMVTGVGQHQMWAAQYYRFKHPRTWCTSGGLGTMGYGLPTAMGVQAGNPGKLVINIDGDGSFAMNSQELATCFEEGLPVKTVIINNGGHGMVRQWQRIIYKERFCAIDLGSSPDFVKLAEAYGCTGIRATKPSEVVPALEKMIATPGPVVLDVRVNKDECVFPMVPAGGANIDMILAPPSREVRDRAAKSQTGF; encoded by the coding sequence ATGGAGGGAAGGGCAGTGAAGCTTTCAGGTGCGCGGATTCTACTGGAGTGTTTGAAGCGCGAGGGCGTGGACCTCATCTTCGGCCTGCCCGGCGGGGCCGTGCTGCCAATCTACGATGTCCTGTACGACTTCGAGGGGATACGCCATATCCTCGTCCGCCAGGAGGCGGCGGCCGGGCACGCGGCCGAGGGCTACTCCCGGACGACCGGCCGGACCGGCGTCTGCCTGGTCACCTCGGGCCCCGCTGCGACCAACCTGGTGACTGCGCTGCAGGACGCCCTCATGGACTCGATCCCGCTCGTCGCCTTCACGGGCCAGGTGCCCACGCACCTGATCGGCAACGACGCCTTCCAGGAGGCCGACAACGTCGGCATCACGCGCTCCGCGACCAAGCACAATTTCTTGGTCAAGGACGGCAAGGACCTCGCCGGGATCATCAAGGAAGCTTTCCACATCGCGGCAACGGGCCGTCCCGGCCCGGTGCACGTCGACCTGCCCAAGGACATCCTGGTCAAGGAGTGGCCCTTCGAGTACCCGGAAACGGTGCACCTGCGCTCCTACAACCCGACCTACGACGGCCACCCGGGGCAGATCAAGAAGGCCGCGCGCGCCATCGTGCGGGCCAAGCGCCCCGTGCTCTACGTGGGAGGCGGCGTCATCTCGTCGGACGCCTCGCCGGAGCTCTACGAGCTGGCCGAGCTAACGCAGGTGCCGGTGACACAGACCCTCATGGGACTGGGCGCTTTCCCGATGGCGCATCCCCTGTCGCTCGACATGCTGGGCATGCACGGGACGTACTACGCAAATATGGCCGTCCACAATTCGGACTGCCTGGTCGCGGTGGGCGCCCGCTTCGACGACCGCGTCACCGGGCGCGTGGACGCCTTCGCTCCCAATGCCGAGATCATCCACATCGACATCGATCCCTCGTCGATCTCGAAGAACATCCAGGTCGGCATCCCGATCGTGGGGGATTGCAAGCGGGTGCTCGGCAAGCTCGTGGAGGCGGTGCGCGAGGAGATGAAGACGTACCCGCAGGGCGCCGTCAAGGAAGCGCGGCGCCAGTGGACGGAGCAGGTCGCCGAGTGGAAGCGCGCGGAGCCGCTCCGCTACGAGTGGAGCGACGAGGTCATCAAGCCGCAGTACGTGGTCGAGGAGATTTCCAATCTGACCAACGGCGAGGCCTTGATGGTCACCGGCGTGGGCCAGCACCAGATGTGGGCGGCGCAGTACTACCGTTTCAAGCACCCGCGCACGTGGTGCACGTCCGGGGGCCTGGGCACGATGGGCTACGGCCTGCCGACGGCCATGGGCGTCCAGGCGGGCAACCCGGGCAAGCTCGTGATCAACATCGACGGTGACGGCTCCTTCGCGATGAACAGCCAGGAGCTGGCGACCTGCTTCGAGGAGGGCCTGCCCGTCAAGACCGTCATCATCAACAACGGCGGCCACGGGATGGTGCGGCAGTGGCAGCGGATCATCTACAAGGAGCGCTTCTGCGCCATTGACCTCGGGTCGAGCCCCGACTTCGTCAAGCTCGCCGAGGCGTACGGCTGCACGGGTATCCGCGCCACGAAGCCTTCCGAGGTGGTGCCCGCCCTTGAGAAGATGATCGCGACGCCCGGCCCCGTCGTGCTGGACGTTCGGGTGAACAAAGACGAATGCGTCTTCCCGATGGTGCCCGCGGGCGGCGCGAACATCGACATGATCCTGGCGCCGCCGAGCCGCGAAGTCCGCGACCGCGCCGCCAAGTCGCAGACGGGGTTCTAG
- the truA gene encoding tRNA pseudouridine(38-40) synthase TruA, protein MRTLRLTLAYDGTDFAGWQVQPDCPTVQGLVRDACARILGEPVKLTGASRTDAGVHALRQVASLVTASSLAPARLARGLNALLPDAIRVLQASEAPAGFDARRSALGKRYLYLIDRGRVAHPLGRRYAWHPRFCLDVGAMRSALGALRGKHDFSAFCAAPGRARTPTCTVRSARLVERGDRVAIALSADSFLHHMVRNIVGSLVEVGRGAQPASWMADLLAGRDRTRSGPTAPPQGLLLVRVLYGEAGRG, encoded by the coding sequence CTGCGCACCCTGCGCCTGACGCTGGCCTACGACGGCACGGACTTCGCGGGCTGGCAGGTTCAGCCCGACTGCCCGACGGTGCAAGGCCTTGTGCGCGATGCCTGCGCGCGAATCCTGGGCGAGCCGGTGAAGCTGACGGGGGCGAGCCGCACCGACGCGGGTGTCCACGCCCTCCGCCAGGTCGCGAGCCTCGTCACCGCGTCCTCCCTCGCTCCGGCCAGGCTCGCCCGGGGTCTGAACGCGCTGCTGCCAGACGCGATCCGTGTGCTTCAGGCATCCGAGGCGCCGGCTGGATTCGACGCCAGGCGCTCGGCCCTGGGGAAGCGCTACCTCTACCTGATCGACCGGGGCCGGGTCGCCCATCCGCTGGGACGCCGCTACGCTTGGCACCCGCGTTTCTGTCTCGACGTCGGGGCGATGCGGAGCGCGCTTGGAGCGCTCAGGGGCAAGCACGACTTTTCCGCCTTCTGCGCCGCGCCCGGTCGCGCGCGCACGCCAACCTGCACGGTGCGCTCGGCGCGCCTGGTCGAGCGCGGCGACCGGGTCGCCATTGCCCTGTCCGCCGACAGCTTCCTTCATCACATGGTCCGCAACATCGTGGGCAGCCTCGTCGAGGTCGGGCGGGGGGCCCAGCCGGCTTCCTGGATGGCCGACCTCTTGGCGGGGCGCGACCGCACCCGGTCGGGCCCCACCGCCCCGCCCCAGGGGCTTCTGCTCGTAAGGGTGCTGTACGGGGAGGCCGGTCGTGGATGA
- the leuB gene encoding 3-isopropylmalate dehydrogenase — translation MATHKIALLAGDGIGQEVMPEARKVLEVVGRATGASFEFETALVGGSAIDATGDPLPPSTLALCERSDAILFGAVGGPKWDDLPQEMRPERGLLGLRKELDLFANLRPATCFPMLVDASPLKRSVVEGTDIMVIRELTGGLYFGEPRGREEFADGGARAINTMAYTSREIERVARAAFDVAMKRKKRLASVDKANVLVVSQLWREVVTRVSKDYPQVELEHVLVDNCAMALVQKPTHFDTIVTENTFGDILSDEAAILAGSMGMLPSASLGGRIGLYEPVHGTAPDIAGQGVANPIAAILSTAMLLRYSLDKGADADRIDAAVLRVLEQGHRTRDIVGAGAKICGTKEMGDLISTEIEKSYS, via the coding sequence ATGGCGACACACAAGATCGCGCTCCTGGCGGGCGACGGCATCGGGCAAGAGGTCATGCCCGAGGCCCGCAAGGTGCTCGAGGTGGTGGGCCGGGCGACCGGCGCCTCGTTCGAGTTCGAGACGGCGCTCGTCGGCGGCTCGGCCATCGACGCCACCGGCGACCCTCTGCCGCCGTCCACGCTCGCCCTCTGCGAGCGGAGCGACGCCATCCTCTTCGGGGCGGTCGGCGGACCCAAGTGGGACGACCTGCCGCAGGAAATGCGTCCCGAGCGGGGTCTGCTGGGATTGCGCAAGGAGCTCGACCTCTTCGCGAACCTCAGGCCCGCCACATGCTTCCCGATGCTGGTGGACGCCTCGCCGCTCAAGCGCTCCGTCGTCGAGGGCACGGACATCATGGTGATCCGCGAGCTGACGGGCGGTCTCTACTTCGGCGAGCCGCGCGGCCGGGAGGAGTTTGCCGACGGCGGCGCGCGGGCGATCAACACGATGGCGTACACCTCCCGCGAGATCGAGCGCGTGGCGCGGGCGGCCTTCGACGTCGCCATGAAGCGGAAGAAGCGCCTGGCGTCGGTGGACAAGGCCAACGTCCTGGTCGTGTCCCAGCTCTGGCGCGAGGTCGTGACCCGCGTCTCGAAGGACTATCCACAGGTGGAGCTCGAGCACGTGCTCGTGGACAACTGTGCCATGGCGCTGGTCCAGAAGCCGACGCACTTCGACACCATCGTGACCGAGAATACTTTCGGCGACATCCTGTCGGACGAGGCGGCGATTCTGGCGGGCTCCATGGGCATGCTGCCCTCGGCGAGCCTGGGCGGGCGCATCGGCCTCTACGAGCCGGTGCACGGCACCGCGCCCGACATCGCGGGGCAGGGGGTGGCCAACCCCATCGCGGCCATCCTCTCGACGGCCATGCTGCTGCGCTACTCGCTCGACAAGGGCGCCGACGCGGACCGGATCGACGCGGCCGTCCTGCGGGTGCTCGAGCAGGGGCACCGAACCCGCGACATCGTGGGGGCCGGCGCGAAGATTTGCGGCACGAAGGAGATGGGCGACCTGATTTCGACCGAAATCGAGAAGTCCTACTCTTGA
- a CDS encoding 2-isopropylmalate synthase: MDRIMIFDTTLRDGEQAPGFSMNTQEKLEMARQLARLNVDVIEAGFPISSDEDFGAVREVAKQVGSLEGSPIICGLSRVGLGDIDRAWEAVKYARRSRIHTFVATSDIHLKYKLRKSRAEVLKAAVEAVKHARGYCQDVEFSPEDASRTDFDYMCEVLEAVIDAGAGTINIPDTVGYAIPEEWFNRIMKIRERVRNSAKAVLSVHCHNDLGQAVANSLAAIRAGARQIECTVNGIGERAGNASLEEIVMALKTRRDFFETDTQVRTEEIFKSSRLLSSITGVRVQPNKAIVGENAFAHEAGIHQDGVLKEKLTYEIMRPEDIGRAATKLVMGKHSGRAALSARLKELGFELDDVELGKAFKRFKDLADKKKEIFDEDLISIVKDEIAQVPETYALDYLHTISGTGIIPSATVRLKKDTEVFQDSGVGDGPVDAVLNAIDAITGLKGRLQDYQLRSVTSGKDALGEVSVRVDFDGTVVPGKGSSTDVIEASARAYVNALNRLVQSAGGQKVKEVGP, translated from the coding sequence ATGGATCGCATCATGATCTTCGACACGACGCTCCGGGACGGCGAGCAGGCGCCCGGGTTTTCGATGAACACGCAGGAGAAGCTCGAGATGGCGCGGCAGCTCGCGCGCCTCAACGTGGACGTCATCGAGGCCGGCTTCCCCATCTCCTCGGACGAGGACTTCGGGGCGGTGCGCGAGGTCGCCAAGCAGGTGGGCTCGCTGGAGGGCTCGCCCATTATCTGCGGTCTCAGCCGCGTGGGCCTGGGCGACATCGACCGGGCGTGGGAAGCGGTCAAGTACGCGCGCCGGTCGCGCATCCACACGTTCGTGGCGACCTCCGACATCCACCTCAAGTACAAGCTCAGGAAGAGCCGCGCGGAGGTGCTGAAAGCGGCGGTGGAGGCCGTCAAGCACGCGCGCGGGTACTGCCAGGACGTCGAGTTCTCGCCCGAGGACGCCTCCCGTACGGACTTCGACTACATGTGCGAGGTCCTGGAGGCGGTCATCGATGCCGGAGCCGGGACAATCAACATCCCGGACACTGTCGGCTACGCGATCCCCGAGGAGTGGTTCAACCGGATCATGAAGATCCGGGAGCGGGTCAGGAACAGCGCCAAGGCCGTGCTTTCCGTGCACTGCCACAACGACCTGGGGCAGGCCGTCGCCAACTCGCTGGCGGCGATCCGGGCGGGGGCACGGCAGATCGAGTGCACCGTCAACGGCATCGGGGAGCGGGCCGGCAACGCCTCCCTCGAAGAGATCGTGATGGCGCTCAAGACACGCCGGGACTTCTTCGAGACCGACACCCAGGTGCGGACGGAGGAGATCTTCAAGTCCTCGCGCCTGCTGTCGTCGATCACCGGCGTGCGCGTCCAGCCCAACAAGGCCATCGTCGGCGAGAACGCCTTCGCGCACGAGGCGGGCATCCACCAGGACGGTGTGCTGAAGGAGAAGCTCACGTACGAGATCATGCGGCCCGAGGACATCGGCCGGGCCGCCACCAAGCTCGTCATGGGCAAGCACTCGGGCCGGGCCGCGCTGTCGGCGCGCCTGAAGGAGCTCGGGTTCGAGCTGGACGACGTCGAGCTCGGCAAGGCGTTCAAGCGGTTCAAGGACCTCGCCGACAAGAAGAAGGAGATCTTCGACGAGGACCTGATCTCGATCGTCAAGGATGAGATCGCCCAGGTGCCGGAAACGTACGCGCTCGACTACCTGCACACGATCAGCGGCACGGGCATCATCCCGTCGGCGACCGTGCGGCTCAAGAAGGACACGGAGGTCTTCCAGGACTCGGGCGTCGGCGACGGCCCCGTGGACGCCGTGCTCAACGCCATCGACGCGATCACGGGGCTCAAGGGCAGGCTGCAGGACTACCAGCTCCGATCCGTCACCTCGGGCAAGGACGCGCTCGGCGAGGTGTCGGTCAGGGTGGACTTCGACGGCACCGTGGTGCCGGGCAAGGGCAGCTCGACGGACGTGATCGAGGCGAGCGCGCGGGCATACGTCAACGCGCTCAACCGCCTGGTGCAGTCTGCGGGCGGACAGAAGGTCAAGGAGGTCGGCCCGTAG
- the ilvN gene encoding acetolactate synthase small subunit, whose product MADASGNTKHTIAVLVENKFGVLSRVAGLFSARGYNIESLSVGETLDPSVSRMTLVVNGDAFVIEQVMKQLHKLIDVIKVIDLSVETHVEREMLLIRVNAEPAARAEILRIADIFRAKVVDVTAASYTLEVTGEETKIEAILELLRPFGIQEVVRTGKVAIARSPKARLRRVEEKLGKVAPAQPANQDPRVVGFAD is encoded by the coding sequence GTGGCCGACGCGTCGGGGAACACGAAACACACGATCGCGGTCCTGGTCGAGAACAAGTTCGGCGTGCTCTCGCGCGTGGCCGGGCTCTTCTCAGCGCGGGGGTACAACATCGAGAGCCTGTCGGTCGGGGAAACCCTCGACCCCTCCGTCTCGCGCATGACGCTCGTCGTCAACGGGGACGCCTTCGTCATCGAGCAGGTCATGAAGCAGCTGCACAAGCTCATCGACGTCATCAAGGTCATCGACCTGAGCGTGGAGACCCACGTGGAGCGGGAGATGCTGCTGATCCGCGTGAACGCGGAGCCCGCCGCCCGCGCCGAGATCCTCCGGATCGCGGACATCTTCCGCGCGAAGGTCGTCGACGTCACCGCCGCGAGCTACACCCTCGAGGTCACGGGCGAGGAGACCAAGATCGAGGCCATCCTCGAGCTGCTCCGGCCCTTCGGCATCCAGGAAGTCGTGCGGACGGGCAAGGTCGCCATCGCCCGGAGCCCGAAGGCGCGGCTGCGGCGCGTGGAGGAAAAGCTCGGCAAGGTCGCCCCGGCGCAGCCGGCCAACCAGGACCCGCGCGTGGTCGGGTTCGCGGACTAA
- a CDS encoding aspartate-semialdehyde dehydrogenase, translating into MASGVTVAIVGVTGAVGQTTLRILEERKFPVKALRAFASERSVGKTVTFKGESIRVEKMGPEAFKGVEVAFFSAGSAQAREYAPQAVKAGAVVVDKSSAYRMDPKVPLVVPEINAHALQGHQGIVACPNCTTIVTVMPLKPLHDAGRLTRVIATSYQAVSGAGVNGVEELREQTLAWARGEAMIPKYFLHQVAFNVIPHIDTFVEGGYTGEEMKLVDEIRKVLELPDLRISPTTVRVPVFTAHSVAVNAETERAVGPDRARELFAAFPGLTLWDDPAQNRYPMPISVEGQDDCYVGRVRQDLSLPNAINFWVVGDQLRKGAALTGVQVAELLIR; encoded by the coding sequence ATGGCATCCGGCGTGACGGTCGCGATCGTTGGGGTGACGGGAGCGGTCGGGCAGACGACCCTCCGGATCCTCGAGGAGCGCAAATTCCCCGTGAAGGCGCTCCGCGCTTTCGCCTCCGAGCGCTCGGTGGGCAAGACCGTCACCTTCAAGGGCGAGTCGATCCGCGTCGAAAAGATGGGGCCCGAGGCCTTCAAGGGCGTCGAGGTCGCCTTCTTCTCGGCCGGCTCAGCCCAGGCCAGGGAGTACGCGCCGCAGGCGGTCAAGGCGGGCGCGGTCGTCGTGGACAAGTCGAGCGCGTATCGGATGGATCCCAAGGTCCCGCTCGTCGTGCCGGAGATCAATGCCCACGCCCTCCAGGGACACCAGGGCATCGTCGCGTGTCCCAACTGCACGACCATCGTCACCGTCATGCCGCTCAAGCCGCTCCACGACGCCGGGCGTCTCACGCGCGTGATCGCCACGAGCTACCAGGCCGTCTCCGGCGCAGGCGTCAACGGGGTCGAGGAGCTTCGGGAGCAGACGCTCGCCTGGGCCCGCGGCGAGGCCATGATACCGAAGTATTTCCTGCACCAGGTCGCGTTCAACGTCATCCCCCACATCGACACGTTCGTCGAGGGCGGCTACACGGGGGAGGAGATGAAGCTGGTCGACGAGATCCGGAAAGTTCTCGAGCTGCCGGACCTGCGCATCTCGCCCACGACCGTGCGCGTGCCGGTCTTCACCGCGCACTCCGTGGCGGTCAACGCCGAGACCGAGAGGGCCGTGGGCCCCGACCGGGCGCGCGAGCTCTTCGCCGCGTTTCCGGGCCTCACGCTGTGGGATGACCCAGCCCAAAATCGCTACCCGATGCCTATCTCTGTCGAGGGGCAGGATGACTGCTACGTCGGCCGCGTCCGCCAGGATCTCTCGCTGCCCAATGCGATCAACTTCTGGGTGGTAGGCGACCAGCTGCGCAAGGGCGCCGCGTTGACCGGGGTCCAGGTCGCCGAGCTGCTGATCCGTTGA
- the pssA gene encoding CDP-diacylglycerol--serine O-phosphatidyltransferase, which translates to MRRRHQSGEGARHPRRRRWQELREHPRRGIFLLPSLLTTGNLFCGFLAIVLSAQARFVEAAVAVFVGMVLDILDGKVARLTRTTTQFGVEFDSLADVVSFCVAPAFMLYALALSQAGRVAWLGAFLFVICGALRLARFNVHQGVTDRRYFVGLPTPAAAGIVASTALLLEGVEITRWQAAAISVGTVVVALLMVSTFRYYSFKEVDFARRKPTQVLVLVVLGVLIVATHPQWFLFILFSLYLLSGPTRPVWARRRLDQVQAIEKGTRDAL; encoded by the coding sequence GTGAGACGCCGACATCAGAGCGGGGAGGGGGCGCGGCATCCGCGCCGCCGGCGCTGGCAGGAGCTGCGCGAGCATCCTCGCCGCGGCATCTTCCTGCTCCCGAGCCTGCTCACGACCGGCAACCTCTTCTGCGGGTTCCTCGCCATCGTGCTCTCCGCCCAGGCCCGCTTCGTCGAGGCGGCGGTGGCCGTCTTCGTCGGCATGGTGTTGGACATCCTCGACGGTAAAGTCGCGCGGCTGACCCGGACCACGACCCAGTTCGGCGTGGAGTTCGACTCGCTGGCCGACGTGGTGTCGTTCTGCGTCGCCCCGGCCTTCATGCTCTACGCGCTGGCCCTCTCGCAGGCGGGCCGCGTCGCCTGGCTCGGCGCCTTCCTCTTCGTGATCTGCGGCGCCCTGCGGCTTGCCCGCTTCAACGTCCACCAGGGCGTCACGGACCGCCGCTACTTCGTGGGATTGCCGACGCCGGCCGCGGCCGGCATCGTCGCCTCGACCGCGCTCCTTCTCGAGGGCGTCGAGATCACGCGCTGGCAGGCGGCGGCCATCAGCGTGGGGACCGTTGTGGTCGCGCTCCTCATGGTCTCGACGTTCCGCTACTACAGCTTCAAAGAGGTGGACTTCGCGCGCCGCAAGCCCACTCAGGTGCTCGTGCTCGTGGTCCTGGGAGTGCTCATCGTCGCGACGCACCCGCAGTGGTTCCTGTTCATCCTCTTCTCGCTGTACCTGCTGAGCGGTCCTACGCGCCCCGTGTGGGCGCGCCGCCGTCTCGATCAAGTGCAGGCCATTGAGAAGGGAACCAGGGACGCGCTCTAG
- a CDS encoding phosphatidylserine decarboxylase, whose translation MAGERVRIPVAAEGWPFIFPPAAAACILGWMGWWPAAAALGAVTLCFLAFFRDPDRIAPVVPGAVLAPADGRVMRVVEIDDPWVGRAVRVSIFLSPLDVHVNRSPVAALVEGVQHVAGRFVAAYRDEASELNERCTLALQGEAARVGVKQIAGVLARRIVCRARQGDKLQAGERYGLIRFGSRTDLVVPQGTALRVRVGDRVRGGETIMGVLQWGGLK comes from the coding sequence GTGGCGGGGGAGCGCGTGCGCATTCCCGTCGCCGCCGAGGGGTGGCCCTTTATCTTCCCACCCGCGGCGGCGGCGTGTATTCTGGGCTGGATGGGCTGGTGGCCGGCGGCGGCCGCCCTGGGGGCGGTGACGCTGTGCTTCCTGGCGTTCTTCCGCGACCCCGATCGGATCGCGCCGGTTGTCCCGGGCGCGGTCCTGGCCCCGGCGGATGGCCGTGTGATGCGGGTCGTGGAGATCGACGATCCGTGGGTGGGACGGGCGGTGCGGGTGTCCATATTCCTGTCGCCGCTCGACGTGCACGTCAACCGGTCACCGGTGGCGGCCCTGGTCGAAGGCGTCCAGCACGTGGCCGGGCGCTTCGTGGCCGCGTACCGGGACGAGGCCTCGGAGCTGAACGAGCGCTGCACGCTCGCACTCCAGGGCGAGGCCGCGAGGGTCGGGGTGAAGCAGATCGCGGGCGTGCTCGCGCGGCGCATCGTGTGCCGGGCGAGGCAGGGGGACAAGCTCCAGGCAGGCGAGCGCTACGGGCTGATCCGGTTCGGCTCGCGGACGGATCTGGTGGTGCCGCAGGGCACTGCGCTCAGGGTACGGGTGGGTGACAGGGTCAGAGGCGGCGAGACGATCATGGGAGTGCTGCAGTGGGGGGGGCTGAAGTGA
- the ilvC gene encoding ketol-acid reductoisomerase, whose translation MPAKIFYDQDADLGLIKSRKIAIIGYGSQGHAHALNLKDSGQDVIVGLYKGSKSWAAAEKAGLKVMTVNDAAAAADIIMILLPDQTQRQVYEESIKGVLGKGKTLMFAHGFNIHFNQVVPSPDVDVSMIAPKAPGHVMRDLFTQGPGVPALVAVYQDVSGKARDVALAYGKGVGCTRAGVIETTFKEETETDLFGEQTTLCGGVSHLIKAAFETLVEAGYQPEVAYFECMHEMKLIVDLFYQGGLAYMRYSVSDTAEYGDYTRGPRVVSSETKAEMKRILGEIQSGQFAREWILENQAHRAGFLAMRKREAEHQIEEVGARLRKMMSWIKPPRM comes from the coding sequence ATGCCGGCGAAGATTTTCTACGACCAGGACGCTGACCTCGGGCTGATCAAGAGCAGGAAGATCGCCATCATCGGCTACGGCAGCCAGGGGCACGCGCACGCGCTGAACCTGAAGGACTCGGGGCAGGATGTCATCGTAGGCTTGTACAAGGGCTCGAAGAGCTGGGCCGCGGCCGAGAAGGCCGGGCTCAAGGTCATGACGGTCAACGACGCCGCCGCCGCGGCCGACATCATCATGATCCTGCTCCCGGACCAGACCCAGCGGCAGGTCTACGAGGAGTCGATCAAGGGCGTGCTCGGTAAGGGCAAGACGCTCATGTTCGCCCACGGCTTCAACATCCACTTCAACCAGGTCGTGCCGTCGCCCGACGTGGACGTCTCGATGATCGCGCCGAAAGCTCCCGGCCACGTCATGCGCGACCTCTTCACCCAGGGCCCGGGCGTGCCGGCCCTCGTCGCGGTGTACCAGGACGTCTCGGGGAAGGCGCGGGACGTCGCGCTGGCGTACGGCAAGGGCGTCGGCTGCACGCGCGCGGGCGTCATCGAGACGACGTTCAAGGAAGAGACGGAGACGGATCTCTTCGGCGAGCAGACGACGCTGTGCGGCGGCGTCTCGCACCTGATCAAGGCCGCCTTCGAGACCCTGGTCGAGGCGGGCTACCAGCCGGAGGTCGCCTACTTCGAGTGCATGCACGAGATGAAGCTGATCGTTGACCTCTTCTACCAGGGCGGCCTCGCCTACATGCGGTACTCCGTCTCCGACACGGCCGAGTACGGCGACTACACGCGCGGCCCGCGCGTCGTCAGCTCCGAGACCAAGGCAGAGATGAAGCGCATCCTGGGCGAGATCCAGTCCGGCCAGTTCGCGCGCGAGTGGATCCTGGAGAACCAGGCCCACCGCGCCGGGTTCCTCGCGATGAGGAAGCGCGAGGCCGAGCACCAGATCGAGGAAGTCGGGGCGCGGCTGCGCAAGATGATGTCCTGGATCAAGCCGCCGCGGATGTAG